From Daucus carota subsp. sativus chromosome 6, DH1 v3.0, whole genome shotgun sequence, the proteins below share one genomic window:
- the LOC108192379 gene encoding 2-oxoglutarate-dependent dioxygenase frbA, with translation MSSMDKEWILKDRDSLDYEIGVEKFLIYAEQNCKNPKKACKGTGFFYLINHGIEIELIQKALEESRNFFCLPLEEKMKLAWKEHRGYTPLCSERLDASLRYQGDLKETIYIGPIEDDKSYLNQWPSREILPSWRFTMELYYEKVRAAGRRLISLIALALNLEEDFFEKDGPVDPFLRLLHYPGEQVFWTRRF, from the exons ATGTCGAGTATGGATAAAGAATGGATTTTGAAAGATAGGGATTCGCTGGATTATGAAATTGGTGTTGAAAAATTCTTGATTTATGCTGAACAAAACTGCAAGAATCCTAAGAAA GCATGTAAGGGCACTGGTTTCTTTTATCTCATTAATCATGGGATAGAAATTGAGTTGATACAAAAAGCGCTTGAAGAGAGCAGGAACTTCTTTTGTCTTCCCCTCGAAGAGAAGATGAAATTGGCTTGGAAGGAGCACAGAGGTTACACTCCCCTTTGTTCTGAAAGACTAGATGCCTCTTTACGTTACCAAG GTGATCTGAAAGAGACGATCTATATAGGTCCCATAGAAGATGATAAAAGCTATCTGAACCAGTGGCCTTCACGAG AAATATTACCATCTTGGAGATTCACAATGGAACTATACTATGAAAAAGTCAG GGCTGCCGGAAGAAGGTTGATATCTCTGATTGCTTTGGCTTTAAACCTAGAAGAAGacttttttgaaaaagatggaCCCGTGGACCCTTTTCTTCGTCTACTACACTATCCAG GTGAACAGGTGTTTTGGACGAGAAGGTTTTAG